A stretch of Cupriavidus necator DNA encodes these proteins:
- a CDS encoding BTAD domain-containing putative transcriptional regulator, giving the protein MARARLDLFGGFQLSSADGTPISLSARKARAVLAYLALAQGRAQPRDKLAALCWAESNTEQARSSLRQALSAARRALEEAGQHVVLAEGDSVTLGEIGVDVCEFEQCAREATPASLERAAALYRGDLLEGFHAAAPAFDHWLAIERERLRGVALAVMARLLAHHEQAGETERAIATATRLLALDPLQEDVHRTLIRLYERQGRQALALKQYRLCRAALQRELGVSPEPETEALYQAMLRARREPVAGMAAAGDDGAAVPPACAVMAAEPQLRHAVVLVASLDDSSAGLEPEPLHDALARWRQHARALASACGGHITDEIGTRLTIVFGVPVAHGNDAERALHTAGALHAGLARLAESANARLLARVGLASGQVLAACRESGMTLTGGPVSVALQAMERAEPGATMVSNRVYQALPGRLEADCVAHAVLPGVAEPIPLWRVRRFLGVEQAPAQHAFVGRQAELAQLAGVADSCLRSGHGRVVLIRGEAGIGKSRLADRFVALAREHGLEAHRALVLDFGAGSGGDPLRMLARNLLGVAPRTGADGAAAEVATGAAIEQALAAWQLGEDELGFARDMFEQPQSQEQAAALAAMDAASRQRGAQRLMVTLATRRSVVRTQLIVVEDVHWAERTVLDCLAQLAAATRSHALILVLTVRPEHDPLDAAWRATSQGASLTTIDLGPLDDAEAHELAACHRQVDPAVAATCIRRAEGNPLFLDQLLRGAEAGADELPGTLQSIVLARMDRFSTADRQALQAAAVLGQRFGPAALRHLLEDPAYACERLVQEAMARPEGEDYLFMHALIHEAVYASLLKSRRQNLHRRAAAWYEGRNPALAAEHLDAAGDPGAPEAYAAAARHEAAHFRGERALRLVERAQRLDSGDACRHTLACLHGELALDLGLPTQSLQAFRQAQLLASDAAQRARVWLGTAAALRLLDRYDEALAALREAEQAAAALGQPERLAEIESLRGNLYFPKGDMEECLAAHQRALSHARAAGSVLGEARALGGLGDAYYQQGRMLTAHAHFVRCVELARAHGFIRIECANLPMVGAVELFRNELAAAQASCEEGLRLARRISDARSEMLAYDVMASTAQLAGDWPGAEAHARLALALTRRLGARRFEAEVLARLGLAIGALGQVEEAESVLDEALQLSHASGVRYSGPTVLAFLARTTRDPDKQLDALRQGEAILAQGCVSHCHVDLLEAAIDVSLAARRWQEAERYLAALQDYMQHEPFPWGDFLIRRGRALICAGREQGAGTTPPLFARLRLLRDEAHAAGLNESLGAIDAALERLAATSRIESDASGRS; this is encoded by the coding sequence ATGGCCCGTGCCCGTCTTGACCTGTTCGGCGGCTTCCAGCTGAGTTCTGCAGACGGAACGCCGATTTCGCTTTCTGCCCGCAAGGCGCGCGCCGTGCTGGCCTATCTCGCGCTGGCGCAAGGGCGCGCCCAGCCGCGCGACAAGCTGGCCGCACTGTGCTGGGCCGAAAGCAATACCGAGCAGGCGCGCAGCAGCCTGCGCCAGGCACTCAGCGCGGCGCGGCGCGCACTGGAAGAAGCTGGCCAGCACGTGGTGCTGGCAGAAGGCGACAGCGTGACGCTAGGCGAGATCGGGGTCGACGTGTGCGAGTTCGAGCAGTGTGCCCGGGAAGCCACGCCCGCGTCGCTGGAGCGCGCCGCGGCGCTGTACCGGGGTGACTTGCTGGAGGGCTTTCATGCCGCCGCGCCGGCGTTCGACCACTGGCTGGCGATCGAACGCGAGCGTCTGCGCGGCGTGGCGTTGGCGGTCATGGCCAGGTTGCTGGCGCACCACGAGCAGGCTGGCGAGACGGAGCGGGCCATCGCCACTGCCACCCGGCTCCTTGCCCTCGATCCGTTGCAGGAAGACGTGCACCGGACGCTGATCCGGCTGTATGAGCGCCAGGGCCGGCAGGCGCTGGCGCTCAAGCAATACCGCTTGTGCCGGGCGGCACTGCAACGCGAACTCGGGGTATCGCCTGAGCCCGAGACCGAGGCGCTGTACCAGGCAATGCTGCGGGCCCGCCGCGAGCCGGTGGCTGGCATGGCTGCGGCCGGTGACGACGGTGCCGCGGTGCCACCTGCTTGCGCCGTGATGGCTGCCGAGCCGCAACTGCGCCACGCAGTGGTCCTGGTAGCCAGCCTGGACGATAGCAGCGCTGGCCTGGAGCCCGAGCCATTGCACGATGCCCTTGCGCGCTGGCGCCAGCATGCCAGGGCATTGGCCAGCGCCTGCGGCGGCCATATCACCGATGAAATCGGCACCCGGCTGACCATCGTGTTTGGCGTTCCGGTGGCGCATGGGAACGACGCCGAGCGCGCCCTGCATACCGCCGGGGCGCTGCATGCCGGTCTGGCGCGGCTGGCGGAATCCGCCAACGCCAGGCTGCTGGCGCGCGTAGGCCTGGCCAGCGGCCAGGTGCTGGCCGCCTGCCGCGAAAGCGGCATGACGCTGACCGGCGGGCCGGTTAGCGTGGCCTTGCAGGCGATGGAGCGCGCCGAGCCTGGCGCAACCATGGTGTCGAATCGGGTCTACCAGGCGCTGCCCGGACGCCTGGAAGCGGACTGCGTGGCGCACGCCGTGCTCCCCGGCGTGGCCGAACCGATTCCGCTCTGGCGCGTGCGGCGCTTTCTCGGGGTGGAACAGGCGCCGGCGCAGCACGCGTTCGTCGGGCGGCAAGCGGAGCTGGCCCAGCTCGCCGGCGTTGCCGACAGCTGCCTGCGTTCCGGCCATGGCCGGGTCGTGCTGATCCGCGGCGAGGCCGGCATCGGCAAAAGCCGGCTCGCCGACCGCTTCGTCGCGCTGGCGCGCGAGCATGGCCTGGAGGCACACCGGGCGCTGGTGCTCGACTTCGGTGCCGGCAGCGGCGGCGATCCGTTGCGCATGCTCGCGCGCAATCTGCTGGGCGTCGCGCCTCGCACGGGCGCGGATGGCGCCGCCGCCGAAGTAGCGACAGGCGCGGCCATCGAGCAAGCGCTCGCGGCCTGGCAACTCGGCGAGGATGAGCTTGGGTTCGCCCGCGACATGTTCGAGCAGCCCCAGTCCCAGGAGCAGGCCGCTGCACTGGCCGCGATGGACGCCGCCAGCCGGCAACGCGGCGCACAGCGATTGATGGTGACGCTGGCCACCCGCCGCAGCGTGGTGCGCACGCAGTTGATCGTGGTCGAAGACGTCCACTGGGCCGAGCGCACGGTGCTCGATTGCCTGGCGCAGCTGGCCGCGGCAACCCGCAGCCATGCGCTGATCCTGGTGCTGACCGTACGGCCCGAGCATGACCCGCTCGATGCGGCCTGGCGGGCGACCAGCCAGGGAGCATCGCTGACCACCATCGACCTCGGGCCGCTCGACGATGCCGAGGCGCACGAACTGGCAGCCTGCCATCGCCAGGTCGATCCTGCAGTGGCCGCTACCTGCATTCGCCGGGCTGAGGGCAATCCGCTGTTTCTCGACCAGTTGCTGCGCGGCGCGGAGGCGGGTGCGGACGAGTTGCCCGGCACGCTGCAGAGCATTGTGCTGGCGCGGATGGACCGGTTCTCTACCGCCGACCGCCAGGCGCTGCAGGCCGCTGCCGTACTGGGCCAGCGCTTTGGCCCGGCCGCGCTGCGGCATTTGCTCGAGGACCCCGCGTACGCTTGCGAGCGCCTGGTGCAGGAGGCCATGGCCCGGCCGGAAGGCGAAGACTATTTGTTCATGCACGCGCTGATCCATGAGGCGGTGTACGCCTCGCTGCTCAAGTCGCGGCGACAGAATCTGCACCGGCGCGCGGCTGCCTGGTACGAAGGCCGGAATCCGGCGCTGGCGGCCGAGCACCTGGATGCCGCAGGCGATCCCGGCGCGCCCGAGGCCTATGCCGCCGCGGCGCGCCATGAGGCGGCGCACTTCCGCGGCGAGCGCGCATTGCGCCTGGTCGAGCGTGCGCAGCGCCTGGATAGCGGCGACGCCTGCAGGCACACGCTTGCCTGCCTGCACGGCGAGCTGGCACTTGACCTGGGCCTGCCGACGCAATCGCTGCAGGCGTTCCGGCAAGCGCAGTTGCTGGCGAGCGATGCGGCACAGCGGGCCCGGGTGTGGCTTGGCACGGCGGCCGCCTTGCGCCTGCTCGACCGCTATGACGAAGCCCTGGCGGCGCTGCGCGAGGCGGAGCAGGCCGCCGCCGCGCTGGGCCAGCCCGAGCGGCTGGCCGAGATCGAATCGCTGCGCGGCAATCTCTATTTCCCGAAGGGCGACATGGAAGAGTGCCTCGCCGCCCACCAGCGCGCCCTCAGCCATGCGAGGGCGGCCGGATCGGTGCTGGGCGAGGCGCGTGCGCTGGGCGGCCTCGGTGATGCGTACTACCAGCAAGGCCGCATGCTGACCGCGCATGCGCATTTTGTCCGCTGCGTCGAGCTGGCGCGGGCGCACGGCTTCATCCGCATCGAATGTGCCAACCTGCCGATGGTGGGCGCGGTGGAACTGTTCCGCAACGAACTTGCGGCCGCGCAGGCCAGCTGCGAGGAAGGGCTGCGCCTGGCGCGGCGGATCAGCGATGCGCGCAGCGAGATGCTGGCCTACGACGTGATGGCGTCGACCGCACAGCTCGCCGGCGACTGGCCGGGTGCCGAAGCGCACGCGCGGCTGGCACTGGCGCTGACGCGCCGGCTTGGGGCCCGGCGCTTCGAGGCGGAAGTGCTGGCGCGGCTTGGCCTCGCCATTGGCGCGCTCGGCCAGGTGGAGGAGGCGGAGTCCGTGCTCGACGAGGCGCTGCAACTGAGCCACGCCAGCGGCGTGCGGTATTCAGGGCCAACCGTGCTGGCGTTCCTGGCGCGCACTACGCGCGATCCGGACAAGCAGCTCGACGCCCTGCGCCAGGGCGAGGCCATTCTGGCCCAGGGCTGCGTGAGCCATTGCCACGTCGATCTGCTCGAAGCTGCGATCGACGTTTCACTGGCGGCGCGCCGGTGGCAGGAAGCCGAACGCTACCTGGCAGCGCTGCAGGATTACATGCAGCATGAGCCGTTTCCGTGGGGAGACTTTCTGATCCGCAGGGGCCGCGCCTTGATATGCGCCGGACGGGAACAGGGGGCCGGGACCACGCCGCCCCTTTTTGCCCGATTACGGCTGCTCAGGGACGAGGCGCATGCGGCAGGTCTGAATGAGTCCCTGGGTGCCATCGATGCTGCACTGGAGAGGCTGGCAGCGACATCGCGTATCGAGTCGGACGCATCAGGCCGGTCCTGA
- a CDS encoding DUF3300 domain-containing protein, with protein MAFLVRRLLRSGCAWLFVALVAGAGGAAAQDLQNPPPTFKPEELEALVAPIALYPDSVLSQVLMASTYPLEIVHAARWVKANPKVKGDAAVKAVADQPWDVSVKSLVAFPQVLEPMNDKLDWTQKLGDAFLAQEKDVLAAVQRLRNKAQQSGNLKTTEQQKVIVEPATTAAPGVQTVVRIEPADPQVIYVPAYNPTVVYGSWGYPSYPPYYWPPYPAYYPGAALATGFAWGIGLAAAGAIFGNCNWGGGDVNINVNRATNIDRNFDRTKVQAGGRWQHDASHRQGVAYRDNATREKFSRDVPGGDRRNEFRGREGGAGVSDRAVRDRAGGQERPGAGDRAGDRAGDRAGDRVGDRAGERGGDRAGVSDRAGVSDRGGVSDRAGASDRAGTADRSRGAGERATTVADRGGGGGRDNAFQGVGGGAASQRDFDRGRSSMQSAGGRAGGGFSGGGGRGGGGFGGGGRGGGGRGGRR; from the coding sequence ATGGCCTTTCTGGTCAGGCGGCTGCTCAGGTCCGGCTGCGCATGGCTGTTTGTCGCGCTGGTGGCGGGAGCGGGCGGCGCCGCTGCCCAAGACTTACAGAACCCGCCACCCACCTTCAAGCCCGAGGAGCTTGAGGCGCTGGTCGCGCCGATCGCGCTCTATCCCGATTCCGTGTTGTCGCAGGTGCTGATGGCCTCCACCTATCCGCTGGAGATCGTGCACGCGGCGCGCTGGGTCAAGGCCAATCCCAAGGTCAAGGGCGACGCCGCGGTCAAGGCCGTGGCCGACCAGCCCTGGGATGTCAGCGTGAAGTCGCTGGTGGCCTTCCCGCAGGTGCTTGAGCCGATGAACGACAAGCTCGACTGGACGCAGAAGCTGGGCGATGCCTTCCTGGCCCAGGAGAAAGACGTGCTGGCCGCGGTCCAGCGGCTGCGCAACAAGGCCCAGCAATCCGGCAACCTCAAGACCACCGAACAGCAGAAGGTCATTGTCGAGCCCGCGACCACGGCGGCGCCAGGCGTGCAGACCGTGGTGCGCATCGAACCGGCCGACCCGCAGGTCATCTACGTCCCGGCCTACAACCCCACCGTGGTCTACGGCTCCTGGGGTTATCCGTCCTACCCGCCGTACTACTGGCCGCCTTATCCCGCCTACTACCCGGGCGCCGCGCTGGCCACGGGCTTTGCCTGGGGCATCGGGCTGGCCGCCGCCGGGGCGATCTTCGGCAACTGCAACTGGGGCGGCGGCGACGTGAACATCAATGTCAACCGGGCCACCAATATCGACCGCAACTTTGACCGCACCAAGGTACAGGCGGGCGGGCGCTGGCAGCATGACGCCAGTCACCGCCAGGGCGTGGCCTACCGCGACAACGCCACCCGCGAGAAATTCTCGCGCGATGTGCCAGGCGGGGACCGGCGCAATGAGTTCCGCGGTCGCGAGGGCGGTGCCGGCGTGTCCGACCGCGCGGTGCGCGACCGGGCAGGCGGGCAGGAGCGGCCGGGTGCCGGGGATCGGGCCGGAGACCGGGCGGGTGATCGGGCGGGAGACCGGGTCGGTGATCGCGCTGGCGAACGGGGTGGTGATCGGGCCGGGGTCTCTGACCGGGCCGGAGTTTCCGATCGAGGCGGCGTATCTGACCGGGCCGGTGCATCGGACCGCGCGGGGACCGCCGACCGGTCGCGGGGCGCCGGTGAACGGGCCACCACCGTAGCCGACCGCGGCGGCGGTGGCGGGCGGGACAACGCCTTCCAGGGCGTGGGCGGCGGCGCGGCGTCGCAGCGCGACTTTGATCGCGGACGCTCCAGCATGCAGTCGGCCGGAGGCCGCGCAGGCGGCGGCTTCAGCGGCGGCGGGGGCCGTGGTGGCGGCGGCTTCGGCGGCGGGGGCCGTGGCGGTGGCGGACGCGGTGGCAGGCGCTAG
- a CDS encoding ShlB/FhaC/HecB family hemolysin secretion/activation protein, producing the protein MGRVRVVGAEYNSPREVREQVPALAEGVVPDFTQAQTELTALNRSAKRQVVALVWQGAMPGTMVVDLKVDDSSPWRASVGLNNDYSADTKELRAFASLGHDNLWQLGHSASVSFFGTPQDLNQTQVWSGSYVAPIRGSNWSVEASGYLSDSNVATVNGTSVLGKGHAVGLRGTYTVPDTGAWWHTLSLGVDFKDNEEVTRLGNAGDTVPLKYAPITLA; encoded by the coding sequence GTGGGCCGCGTGCGCGTGGTCGGTGCCGAGTACAACTCGCCGCGGGAGGTGCGCGAGCAGGTGCCGGCGCTGGCGGAAGGCGTGGTGCCTGATTTCACGCAGGCGCAGACAGAGCTGACTGCGTTGAACCGTAGTGCCAAGCGCCAGGTGGTGGCGCTGGTGTGGCAGGGCGCGATGCCGGGCACCATGGTCGTCGACCTGAAGGTCGACGACAGCAGTCCGTGGCGCGCCAGCGTTGGCCTGAACAACGACTACAGCGCCGATACGAAGGAGCTGCGCGCCTTCGCCTCGCTGGGCCACGACAACCTCTGGCAGCTGGGCCATAGCGCCTCAGTGAGCTTCTTCGGCACGCCACAGGATTTGAACCAGACCCAGGTGTGGTCCGGCTCCTATGTGGCGCCGATCCGCGGCAGCAACTGGAGCGTGGAGGCGTCGGGCTATCTTTCCGACAGCAACGTGGCCACGGTGAACGGCACCAGCGTGCTGGGCAAGGGCCACGCCGTCGGCCTGCGCGGCACCTATACCGTGCCGGACACCGGGGCATGGTGGCATACGCTGAGCCTGGGCGTGGACTTCAAGGACAACGAAGAGGTCACGCGCCTGGGCAATGCCGGCGACACCGTGCCGCTCAAGTACGCGCCGATCACGCTTGCCTAG
- the ppk2 gene encoding polyphosphate kinase 2, with protein MAKRKGKRHGGNGSQAEPPREPGPADSLDEKPDQQQRERMSEKEYQKALFTLHVELVKLQQWVQASGSKVCVVFEGRDGAGKGGAIKAITERVSPRIFRVVALPAPTDREKSQMYVQRYLPHLPAAGEIVIFDRSWYNRAGVERVMGFCTEAQADEFLRAVPLVERAIVHSGIILIKYWLEVSPEEQTRRLQGRIKDGRKVWKLTDMDLRSYSRWYDYSRARDAMFAASDTDYAPWHVANSNDKRRARLNIITHLLAQIPYQAIERKPVKLPARQKAGGYREPDYPYRYVEDRY; from the coding sequence ATGGCCAAGCGAAAAGGGAAGCGCCACGGCGGCAACGGGAGCCAGGCGGAGCCGCCGCGCGAACCAGGCCCGGCTGACAGCCTCGACGAAAAGCCGGACCAGCAGCAGCGCGAGCGCATGTCGGAGAAGGAATACCAGAAGGCGCTCTTCACCCTTCATGTCGAGCTGGTCAAGCTGCAGCAATGGGTGCAGGCCAGCGGCAGCAAGGTCTGCGTGGTGTTCGAAGGGCGCGACGGTGCCGGCAAGGGCGGCGCTATCAAGGCCATCACGGAACGCGTCAGCCCGCGCATTTTCCGCGTGGTCGCCCTGCCCGCGCCGACCGACCGCGAAAAGAGCCAGATGTACGTGCAGCGCTACCTGCCGCACCTGCCCGCCGCGGGAGAGATCGTCATCTTCGACCGGAGCTGGTACAACCGCGCCGGCGTCGAACGCGTGATGGGATTCTGCACCGAAGCGCAGGCCGACGAGTTTCTGCGCGCCGTCCCGCTGGTCGAACGCGCCATCGTGCATTCCGGCATCATCCTGATCAAGTACTGGCTCGAGGTCAGCCCGGAGGAGCAGACCCGCCGCCTGCAGGGACGCATCAAGGACGGCCGCAAGGTCTGGAAGCTCACTGACATGGACTTGCGCTCGTACAGCCGCTGGTACGACTATTCACGCGCGCGCGACGCCATGTTTGCCGCATCCGATACCGACTATGCCCCATGGCATGTGGCCAATTCCAATGACAAGCGCCGGGCGCGCCTGAACATCATCACGCACCTGCTGGCACAGATCCCGTACCAGGCGATCGAACGCAAGCCGGTCAAGCTGCCTGCCAGGCAGAAGGCGGGCGGATACCGGGAGCCCGACTATCCCTATCGGTACGTCGAAGACCGGTACTAG
- a CDS encoding tetratricopeptide repeat protein, giving the protein MTHTDSRGVSVSSTNTNSLERFEAALELLHGYYGDPLTVIDHALADDPGFVMGHAMRAGMMITAGDGTVEPMLRQSVEAGEALSTSANERERRHIAAARAWLDGHFARSIQLYGDIVVDYPRDSLALQIAHIGDFLLGQSTLLRDRIAQVLPHWTTRVPGFGYVLGMHAFGLEETNLYEQAEERGRFALELNPRDPWAIHAVAHVMEMQGRQDEGIDWLSGRAADWSQDNMMAVHNWWHLALFHLELGHTRQVLDIYDAHIRENHSAVALELIDACAMLWRLHLRGIDVGERWNEVADTWQARGAEGYYAFNDTHAAMSYLCAGRDSALAGLLAGMRAAAGGSGSNAMITREVGLPVTEALLSFSRQDYDHAIELLLPVRQIAHRFGGSHAQRDLINLTLIEAALRGQRANLACALAAERMELKPMNPSLSKLVQRASALQREAADGQGEAVAAKVA; this is encoded by the coding sequence ATGACACATACTGACTCGCGCGGTGTTTCGGTCTCGAGCACCAACACCAACTCGCTGGAGCGCTTCGAAGCCGCCCTGGAATTGCTGCATGGCTACTATGGCGACCCGCTTACGGTGATCGACCATGCCCTGGCCGACGATCCGGGCTTCGTGATGGGCCATGCCATGCGCGCGGGGATGATGATCACGGCTGGCGATGGCACCGTGGAGCCGATGCTCAGGCAGAGCGTCGAGGCAGGCGAAGCGCTGTCCACCAGCGCCAACGAGCGCGAGCGCCGGCATATCGCGGCGGCACGCGCCTGGCTGGATGGCCACTTCGCGCGCTCGATCCAGCTGTACGGCGACATCGTGGTCGACTATCCGCGCGACAGCCTGGCGCTGCAGATCGCCCATATCGGGGATTTCCTGCTCGGGCAGTCCACCCTGCTGCGCGACCGCATCGCCCAGGTGCTGCCCCACTGGACTACGCGCGTACCCGGCTTCGGCTACGTCCTGGGCATGCATGCGTTCGGCCTGGAGGAAACGAACTTGTACGAGCAAGCGGAGGAACGCGGCCGCTTCGCCCTGGAACTGAACCCGCGCGATCCCTGGGCCATTCATGCGGTCGCCCACGTGATGGAAATGCAGGGCCGCCAGGATGAAGGCATCGACTGGCTGAGCGGGCGCGCCGCCGACTGGTCGCAGGACAATATGATGGCCGTGCACAACTGGTGGCACCTGGCGCTGTTCCATCTCGAACTCGGCCATACCAGGCAGGTGCTGGACATCTACGACGCGCATATCCGCGAGAACCACTCCGCGGTGGCGCTGGAGCTGATCGATGCCTGCGCCATGCTGTGGCGCCTGCACCTGCGCGGCATCGACGTGGGCGAGCGCTGGAACGAAGTCGCCGACACCTGGCAGGCACGCGGCGCCGAAGGCTACTACGCCTTCAACGATACCCATGCCGCCATGTCCTATCTCTGCGCCGGGCGCGACAGCGCCCTGGCCGGCCTGCTTGCCGGCATGCGCGCTGCGGCAGGTGGCAGTGGCTCCAACGCGATGATCACCCGCGAGGTCGGCCTGCCGGTGACCGAGGCCCTGCTCTCCTTCTCGCGGCAAGACTACGACCACGCCATCGAGCTGCTGCTGCCGGTGCGCCAGATCGCGCATCGGTTCGGCGGCAGCCATGCCCAGCGCGATCTCATCAACCTGACGCTGATCGAGGCGGCGTTGCGAGGCCAACGCGCCAACCTGGCCTGCGCGCTGGCGGCCGAGCGCATGGAACTCAAGCCGATGAACCCCAGCCTGAGCAAGCTGGTGCAGCGCGCTTCAGCGCTCCAGCGCGAAGCGGCGGACGGCCAGGGGGAGGCAGTCGCGGCGAAGGTGGCGTAG
- a CDS encoding phosphotransferase family protein: MQPALAVPAATGGSGFDSAALATLLHAEGLIDRPELTLERLAGGQSNPTYRLACGAQQYVLRTKPPGQLLSSAHAIDREYRVMHALRDSDVPVPRVYLYSEDTTILGTPFYVMGFLQGRVIYDQSLPGQSPQQRAAIYREMNRVIGALHRVDYRAAGLADYGRSGGYVARQVARWAGQCRDTGMGDNKALAALAEWLPQHVPDAEQTSVVHGDYRMDNLVFHPTEPRVIGVLDWELSTLGHPLADLAYHCMSWHIPADLWRGIGGLDLQALGIPDEATYLRWYGETNGTHALEHWDFYLAYNFFRLAAIMHGIGQRARSGNAAAADAVETGRKAAPLAELGWQFAMRYRAAGR, encoded by the coding sequence ATGCAACCAGCCCTTGCAGTTCCCGCCGCCACTGGCGGTTCGGGTTTCGACAGCGCTGCCCTGGCGACGCTGCTGCACGCAGAAGGCCTGATCGACCGGCCCGAACTGACCCTGGAGCGCCTTGCCGGCGGCCAGTCCAATCCGACCTACCGGCTGGCCTGCGGCGCGCAGCAGTACGTGCTGCGCACCAAGCCGCCGGGCCAGTTGCTGTCGTCTGCCCATGCCATCGACCGCGAGTACCGCGTGATGCACGCGCTGCGCGACAGCGACGTGCCGGTGCCGCGGGTCTACCTGTACAGCGAAGACACCACGATCCTTGGCACGCCTTTCTACGTGATGGGATTCCTGCAGGGCCGCGTGATCTATGACCAGTCCCTGCCGGGCCAGTCCCCGCAACAGCGCGCCGCGATCTACCGCGAGATGAACCGCGTGATCGGCGCCTTGCACCGGGTGGACTATCGCGCCGCCGGCCTGGCGGACTATGGCAGGAGCGGCGGCTACGTGGCGCGCCAGGTCGCGCGCTGGGCCGGCCAGTGCCGCGACACCGGCATGGGCGACAACAAGGCGCTGGCGGCGCTGGCAGAGTGGCTGCCGCAGCATGTCCCGGACGCGGAGCAGACCAGCGTGGTGCATGGCGACTACCGCATGGACAACCTCGTCTTCCATCCCACCGAGCCCCGCGTCATCGGCGTGCTCGACTGGGAGCTGTCCACGCTCGGCCACCCGCTGGCGGACCTGGCCTACCACTGCATGAGCTGGCATATCCCGGCCGACCTGTGGCGCGGTATCGGCGGGCTCGACCTGCAGGCGCTGGGCATTCCCGACGAGGCGACCTACCTGCGCTGGTACGGCGAGACCAACGGCACGCACGCGCTCGAGCACTGGGACTTCTATCTTGCCTACAACTTCTTCCGGCTCGCGGCGATCATGCACGGCATCGGGCAGCGAGCCAGGAGCGGCAACGCCGCCGCGGCGGATGCCGTGGAGACAGGCAGGAAGGCGGCGCCGCTGGCCGAACTGGGGTGGCAATTCGCGATGCGCTACCGCGCGGCAGGGCGCTAG
- a CDS encoding DUF2950 domain-containing protein, whose product MTSPLSLARSLPGRLACALALALALTVAGMHAAHAQKPFKTPEAAMNAFGEAVATSDDDAMKVLLGARFHDLIPPVGADIRYRFLEAWRISHAVKPEGDSHARIAVGNDGWTLPVPLVKTSKGWQFDTRAGVDEMRIRRIGRNELAVIQAMLAVYDAQREYARTDHDGDGLLAYAGKLASTPGKQDGLYWPTSDGAPPSPLGAAFLTAGQRNPGQGGYYGYHYKLLTAQGPNAPGGAYNYVVNGKLFGGFAVLAWPVRYGDTGVKSFMVSHDGQVYERDLGPDSAGKAAATKTFDPGPGWSKVTP is encoded by the coding sequence ATGACGTCACCACTAAGCCTTGCCCGATCCCTGCCTGGCCGCCTGGCCTGCGCGCTGGCGCTTGCGCTCGCGCTGACCGTTGCCGGCATGCACGCCGCGCACGCGCAGAAGCCCTTCAAAACCCCCGAGGCCGCCATGAACGCCTTTGGCGAGGCGGTCGCCACCAGCGACGACGATGCCATGAAGGTGCTGCTGGGCGCCAGGTTCCACGACCTGATCCCGCCAGTCGGCGCCGACATCCGATACCGCTTTCTCGAGGCCTGGCGGATCTCGCATGCGGTCAAGCCAGAGGGCGACAGCCATGCCCGCATCGCCGTAGGCAATGACGGCTGGACCCTGCCAGTGCCGCTGGTGAAGACATCGAAGGGCTGGCAGTTCGATACGCGTGCCGGGGTCGACGAGATGCGCATACGCCGCATCGGCCGCAATGAACTCGCGGTGATCCAGGCCATGCTCGCGGTCTATGACGCCCAGCGCGAATACGCCCGGACCGACCATGACGGCGACGGCCTGCTGGCCTACGCGGGCAAGCTTGCGAGTACGCCGGGCAAGCAGGACGGGCTGTACTGGCCGACATCGGATGGCGCACCGCCCAGCCCGCTCGGGGCCGCGTTCCTCACGGCCGGCCAGCGCAATCCCGGGCAGGGCGGCTACTACGGCTATCACTACAAGCTGCTGACCGCGCAGGGCCCCAACGCACCCGGCGGCGCGTACAACTATGTCGTCAATGGCAAGCTGTTCGGCGGCTTCGCCGTGCTGGCCTGGCCGGTGCGGTATGGCGATACCGGCGTGAAGAGCTTCATGGTCAGCCACGATGGCCAGGTCTATGAGCGCGACCTGGGGCCCGACAGCGCCGGCAAGGCCGCGGCGACCAAGACCTTCGATCCCGGCCCTGGCTGGAGCAAGGTGACGCCATGA